The following is a genomic window from Hallerella porci.
GCTGAATTTCTGGAGATGAGATTTCCCGGTGGAAATATGTTCGCCGAATTTCTGGAAATGAGATTTCCCAGGGGAAATATGTTCGCCGGCTTTCTGGAAATGACATTTCCCGGAGGAAATTTGTACACCGGATTTCTAGAAATGAAATTTCCCGGAGGAAATTTGTTCACCGGATTTCTGGAAATGAGATTTATCTAGCGTTTTTTTTTTCGCAATGAGAACAGCTAGATCCTTCACTGCGTTCAGGATGACACGCAGGGCATTGCGAAGGGATGACAAACTCTAAGTCATTCTGAGTGAAGCCGTAGGCGGAGCGATATATGAAACTTGGAACTTTAGTTCCTTAGTTGAATTAAGTCCTTTGGGGTAGAATCTAGCAGTAATCTTCAGCGTCAAGATAATGCCCCAAATTTTCAAATGGTGAAATTCTTAATTCAAAATTTCGAATGAAATTTTCAAAATTGTCCGCTTTAAAACTTCGCGCATAAATCCGTTCCCCCATCCTCATTTTTCTATTTTTGTTTCCGAGGTAACTCATGTTGGAAGGAATTTATTCGAGAATTTTTCCGGCTCGAATTTTTCAGCGTGGAAAATTAAAAAAGAACGGCGACATGAAGGATGTGCTGATTATTGCACTGCCGATGCTCCTTTCTATGTCTTTTGACACGCTGATGACCTTTGTCGATAGGCTTTTCCTTTCAAAGCTTGGACCTGCCGAAATGAATGCGGCTCTCGGTGGCGGGGGAGTCACGATTGTGCTTTTCTCGCTTTTTACGGGGGCGATTAGTTATACGACGGCGATGGTTTCGCAGCGTCTCGGGGCGAAAAAATATACCGAATGTGCGCGCATTTTTGTGCAGGCGATTTACTTTTCCCTTTTTTGCGTGCCGTTTTTGCTTCTCACGATTCCGTTCGGGCATTGGATTTTTTCGATGCAGCATTTGGATGTCGAGCAACTTTCGGCGCAGACGACTTACTTTGATATTTTGATGTTTGGCGGGGTGATTAGTCTGGTTCGCAATGTAGCGCCTTGCTTTTTCAGCGGAATTGGTGAAACGAAAATTGTGATGAAAGCGGCGTTCGCCGGGATGCTCGTCAATGTCATCTGCAATTATTTTTTGATTTTTGGATTTGGACCGATTCCGAAATGCGGTGTCGCGGGAGCCGCTTACGGAACTCTCATCGGGAATGCCGTTTCGACGATAATTCTCTTCGCCACTTATTTTGGGAAACGTTACCGCAATCGTTTTGGGACGACTCTTTCTTTTGCGCTCAACGGAAAATTGTTAAAAGAATTGCTCCAACGCGGGCTTCCGTCTGGCGTTGAAATGTTCCTCAATATGGCGGCGTTCCAACTTTTGATTTTAATGTTTCACGGACTCGGCTCGGTTTCGGCGACGGCTGCGTCCATTATGTTTAACTGGGACATGGTCGCTTACGTTCCGCTCATCGGTTTAGAAGTGGCGACGACAAGTTTGGTCGGGCGTTATGTGGGCGCAAAAGCGGGGGCGGCAGCGAATCGGGTGACTTATTCGGGATTAAAAATTGGATGGATGTATTCGGCGTTAATCGGACTTTTGTTTTTATTTTTGCCCGGAGTTCTTGCGGACATTTTCCGCCCCGAAGCCGCTGATGCGACGGCTGCTTCGCTTTCGATTTTTGATGCGGCGCGTCCTCATGCGATTTTTATGATTCGGCTTGCGATTCTTTACATTATGGTCGAAGTTTTTTTGGTGGTTTATGCGGGCGCTCTCCGCGGGGCGGGCGATACGCTTTGGGTCATGTTTGCGAGCGCACTCATGAATTGGGCTGCGGCGATTGCGCTTTATGTGACCGCTTACGTATTTCAATTTTCGCCCCGTTATGCGTGGGCAGCAATCGTTTGCGTCTATTGCACTGCTCCCATTTTATTCCGATTCCGTTGGAAAAGCGGAAAATGGCGTAGCAAGGTAATGCTCAAATAAATTTCAATTTTCGTTTGAAATGAATTCAAATCATCGTGAAAATTGAAATGAACAGTAAAAATTCTTAGAAAAAACAAAAATTTTGAAAAATTTCAAAGTTTTATTTGAAAATGGTTAAATGTTTTCGCAAAAAATGGAAATTTCAATTTTCGCTAGTCCATTTTTGCTCAAGATTGCAAAAGCAAAGATTGAAATTTTTACGCGAAAGGTCTAAACGAAAAATTTATGCGAAAGGCAATTCGCTTTGCATCCCATTGGGCATCGGAATATGCAGCGCTTGGTAAGCGGTCGGGGTTAAAACGCGCCCGCGCGGAGTCCGCGAAAGAAGTCCTTGCTGGATGAGGAAAGGTTCGTAAACTTCTTCAAGGGTATCGGGTTCTTCGCCAAGGGATGCACCAATTGTTCCGAGTCCGACTGGACCGCCCGAAAAATTCGTTGCAATCGTCGAAAGAATTTTTCGATCCATCGGATCTAAGCCGCGATTATCAATCCCGAGCATTTTCAGCGTGCGTTCGGCGACTTCTAAATCGATAATTCCTTCGCCGCGCACTTCGGCGACATCGCGGGCACGGCGAAGCACTCGGTTTGCAATACGCGGCGTGCCTCGGCATTTTGAACTCAAAATTTTCGCCGCTTCATCGGTGATTTTAACATTCAAAATTTTGGCGCTGCGTTTTAAAATCTGCTCCAAATCTTTGGCGGGGTAAAGATCCAAACGGTAATGTAAACCAAAGCGATCGCGGAGTGGTCCGGTCAAAAGCCCTGTCCGCGTCGTAGCGCCGATTAACGTAAAATGCTTGAGCGGTAAATTGACGCTGCGGGCAGCGGGCCCGGAATCGAGCATAATATCCAAGCGAAAATCTTCCATCGCGGGATAAAGATATTCTTCGATGACGCGGCCTAAGCGGTGAATTTCATCGATAAAAAGCACATCGTTTTCGCCAAGACTTGTGAGAAGTCCTGCAAGATCGCTCGCTTTTTCTAAAACGGGACCGCTGGTAATGTGAATGCCGACTCCCATTTCTTTGGCGATAATTCCCGAAAGAGTCGTTTTGCCGAGTCCGGGAGGACCTGCGAAAAGGCAATGATCCAACGCTTCACCGCGACGTTTGGCGGCTTCAATCGCAATTTGCAAACTTTCTTTGATGTGATCTTCGCCGGTAAAATCGGCGAGGGTTTCGGGGCGGAGGCTTCTCTCCAAATCCGCTTCTTCGCCATTTGCTTGTTCGGGAGAAATAATGCGTTCGGACATAGGGAATCGTTAAACGTGTTTGAGGGCTTCGGGAATGATTTGCGTGACCGAAGCGTTAACGCCGAGAATTTCGACCGCTTTTTCGACCGCTTTTTGGGCAGCGGGGTCTTTGACGCCGAGAGTATGCAGCGCCAAGACCGCTTCGCTTTGATTCGGAGAAAGTAATGCCGTTTGTTCACCCCCAGAGACGGACGAGAGGGCAATCGCTTTGTCTTTGAGAGCGAGAATGAACTGTTCGGCAGTCTTTTTTCCGACGCCTTTAATTTTTCCGAGGGCAGTTTTGTCTTCGCGGGCGATAATCGCTAAAAAATCTCCCGGAGAAATGCCAGAAAGAATCCGCTGAGCGGTTTTGGGCCCGACGCCATTTACCGAAATCATATTTAAGAAAACTTCTTTTTCTTGAGAATCGGCAAATCCGAAGAGTTCCATCGCATCTTCGCGGACGACTAAATGCGTTAACATCGTGAGTTCTGAACCTTCTTGCGGCAAGCGTTCGCCTGTGCGCGAAGAAATTTGAACGCCGTAACCGACTCCGCCGCATTCAATCACTGCAAAAGTCGGGTGTCGCTCAATCAAAATTCCGTGTAAACTTTCAATCATGGTCTAAATATACTAAAAATTTTGAAAAGTAGTTACATTTTGTGCAGTAATTTTTCTTTTTCTTCATTTTCTTGGACAAATCATTTTCGTTCTCAATGACGAAATGCTGTGACTTGCCATAAACAAATTTGAAAATCCAACATTCTTTGTTTTGGCGGCTTTTAAGAATTTAGTTTTAAATCAAAAATGAGGTTTTTATGAATTTGAAAAAAATTTCTTTGGCTTTGGCTGCGTCGGCACTTTTCTTTACTGCGTGCAGTGATAGTTCTAGCAGTTCTGCTCCCGAAGAAGATTCGTCTTCGTCCGCAGCAGATATTTCTTCGTCTTCGCAAAAAGCAGAAGATGCAGATGCGATTCAAAAAATCATGAGCGAAATGCCGAATATGGATTTGGGCGAACGCTTCGGCGGAAAGCTCTGGCTTACGGCGGGCGCGAACGGGCTTTATTCTTTGTGGGTAATCGATTCCTCGAATCCGGAAACTTCGTATGGCACGGTCGCAAAAACCGCAGATATTTCGAGCGGAAAATTGACCTTTACGAAGGACGACGGCGTGGTTTACGCAGCGGGCGAAGCGCAGGGCGATGAATTCCTCGCCGAATTGGAAAAGGGAATTTCTTTGGAATTTGCGGTGAAGGATTCTTCTCTCACGGTTTCCATCAACGGAAAAGAGGCGAAGGAAGTCGGCAAAGCAACGCGTAAAGTGACTAAAGATTATCTTTCGCGCTCCGATTCTCTCGTCGGAAAGAAAGCGGAATGGAGCACAGGCGATGCGTCGTCGATTTATCGCTTCTTTAAAAACGGTGAATATGTCCGCATTTCGGTCGCAGAAAATGGCGACAAGAAAGAAGACTTGTTTGAAGCGGGTTATTACGATGTGCATCGTCAGCATTTGCTTTTGCTCCCGGCGTATCACGTGGGCAAGGTGACGACTCTCGGCAATTACACGGTGAAAGTCGATGATGACGATTTGATTTTCGAAGGCGCAACCGATAAGAAAACTTATCACACAACTGCGATGAAAGTGGAATATCCGAAAGTTTCCGATTTGACGGATCACGGTTGGGAATCCGAAAGTAATGACACTCTCAAGTGGACTCTCGATTTTAAATATGACGAATATCGCGTCGTCGGAAAAACCGGTTTGAGCGATAACACGATGAAAGTGCGTCGTCTCGGCAAGTGGGCAGTCTTCGGCGATTATCTTGTGTTAACGGTCGATACTTGCCAAGCGGCAAAATCCATTGAATGCAAAACGGAACGCGGTGCCATTCAGAATTTAACGGCGGACAGTTTCAAGTTTGATAATTTCGATTCGAAGAGTGAATATGCGACGCCGAAAAAATGGAGCGTCGTCAAAATGGAATAATTAAAGAACGCTTTCGGGCCAAGGATGCTTCGGGTAACGACCCCGAAGCTCTTTTCGTATTTGGGGATAAGTATTTTTCCAAAATCCTGTTAAATCCCACGTTTTCTGCGCCGTGCGAAAATTCGGCGCTAAAATATCGTAGCGGACTTTCACTTTTCCTTGCGTGATAAAATGTTCACCGCGGAATGTCATCAGGTCTTCGATGCGTGCAGAAAGTTCGACGGGAGAATTTTCCACATAATGATAATGCGCCCGCTTGCCGTTTGGAAGAACGAGAAAATCCGGAAACATTTTTGCGAGCCAACTGAGCATATTTTCGCCGAAGTATTCTTGCATTTTTTTGCGGAAGCGTTCGGGCGAAAGATCGCGCATTAAAAAAACGCCGTCAAAAAAATCTGCGGTGACGAGTTCCACATCTTCGTCATTCCACAAAGGAAGTCCAAAATCGGGAAAATTTTCGGCGGCGAGTTTCATCTTGCAAAGAAGAATTTGATTCGCTTCGTCCATCCACAAATGCGAAAAATTTTCGCGGCGGTGACGCTCCATCCAAGTGTCTGCGGTGAGCGCTAAAAGTTTTTGCAAAGTTTCGGCGTTCGCTTCTTGCGGGAGAATTTCTTCGCGGGAAATTTCCACATCGCCGTGACTTCGAATCAAAAGTCCAATGTAGCGTTCTTGCCCCGAGCGCCAAAGCAGTTCATAGCGAACGGTTGCGTTTTCGTGCTGCAAAAATTTTTCGGGAACAGGCAGATAAAGGCCCGCGCGCATTTCGGATTTTTGCTGCGAATTCGTGCGCAGTAAATGAAAGACGAGAATCGCTTTGGCATCGTTTACGCTCGCAGGCGAAATGGGAAAAGTATCCGTCGGCGTTTTGTAAGAGTTGCTGTTTGCAATCGCTATGCTTTCGGGAAATGCGTTCAAGAAAATGGCGATTGCATCGTCGGAATTATCCGCAGAAAATTTTTTGCGGTCATTTTCTTTGGCATAATCGAGAAGGCGTTTGTGGGCAAGTCGAATTTCTCGTGAAAGGCGATTTCCTTTTTCGGTTAAATCGCGGGCAAGTTCGAGCGCATTGAGCGGCGTCCGCTCTTTGCTTTGCATTTCATCGGCATCGAGAATGCTGAATAGCGCAATGGAAAGCGCAGAAATTTTTTCGGCTTCGGCGTAAGCTTTGGCGAGCGATAAATCGTTCAACGGAATTTGCAAAACTTTTTCGCCGAGAATGGTGATGCATTTTTCGTCGGTTAAAAATTGATTTTTGACGAGTTCCGCAAAAGCTTTTTCAAAATTTTTTGCGTCGGGCTTTGTCGGCAAAAGAATGGCATCGAACGGAACTTGCGCACGCTTAGCGAGGGCTGCAATTTTTAAGATGAGCGGACGCAAATCGCTTTTCAAAATTTCGGGAATAATGCCTTTCGGGAAAAGCGATTCTTCGCGAGAATTCCACAGACGAATGCAAACGCCTTTCTGCGTTCTTCCCGCGCGCCCCGTGCGCTGCACCGCATTTTGCAGAGAAATTCGGCTGAGTTTTAAAATGTTCCGTTTTTGTTCGGCGTTAAATTCGGTCGTGCGTTCTAAACCGGAATCGATGACGCCGGTAACGTTCGGAATTGTCAAACTCGTTTCTGCGATATTTGTCGAAAGGACAATCCGCGGTTCTTTTGTATGCAAAAAAATTTCGCGTTCAATCGATTTTTCTTGGCCGCCGAATAAATCCAAAATTTTCACTTTTCCGTAACCGAATGCTTCGTCTAAGTGGCGGTGCACCGTAGAAATTTCGCCTTTGCCCGGAAGAAAAACGAGGGAAGTTTCCCAAATTCGATTGCGCTCTAAAGTGCGAAGCGCTTTCTCCACATTTTTTGCGAGAGGCGTTCCGACGGGAGAATCTTGATTGAGAATTTGCACCGGAAAACCGGGCTTTCCGACTTTTAAACACGGAACTTGTAAAATATTTTCGAGTTCTTCGCGGTTGAGTTCTGCCGAGAGAATCGCAATGCGCGGCGCTTGCGGAGATGTTTTTTGTAACGCTAAAAAATAGGCGAGAAGCAAATCCATTTCGGCGCGGCGTTCGTGAAATTCATCGAAAACAATCCAGTCGAAATTTTCGGCTTTGTGCAAAATGGATTCTAAAAAATTGCCGTAAGTGGTGAAGAGAATTTTTGTCGAAGGCGAAGAATTGCTTTCGAATCGAATGCGGTAACCGACGCAGGAATTTTCGGGCAAAAGACTTCCGAGAAATCCGGCGAGACTTGTCACCGCTAAACGTCTCGGTTCGAGAACTGCGACTTTGGCAAGTTCTTCTTTTTCGGAAGCGAGAATCCACGGAACCAAAGTGGATTTTCCGGAGCCGGTCGGCGCCGTTAAAAGAAGATTTTTTTGTTTACGAATTTCTTGACGAATAACGCTCGCGCTTTCATAAAGCGGGAGCGTTTGAAATGCGGAATCGTCCATCGAATTTTAAGCTTTCGGATAGCGCAAATGTTCGGCGGTCGCCTTGTCGGCATACGGCCAATGGCTATTCTTCATTTGACGATCGAAAAGCAAATTTTGCAAGCGGCGTTGTAAACCGGCTTCGGTTTTGCAGAAGAAATAAACAACTTTATTTTCTTTGGCGATGTAGAATGAAGCGGCTTTGTACTTGGTCTTGTAAACGGTGCGGAAAGTCATAATGTCTTCGCGCTTCGGAATAACGCGACCATTTTTGATTTCGCAAATCACGTCGGCGTCTTTGAGCATCGCTTGCCCTTTCTGACGGACAAATTCCAAATTCGGCGCGGTATTCTTTTTAATCGTTTCCAAGTCAAATGCACCACCGCCTTCTTTGATGACGCGGCGCACCGCGCGCACAGCGGCGATAATGATAACGACGATGACTAAAATGAGAATAAGCCACCAATAATTCGCAAAGAAATCTGCAATTTGAGACATAAAACCTCGTGAAAAATTTTACAGCCAATTTAAAAAGTTTTTCGCTTTTTGTTTTGTGAGGGAAAAGCGTTTACGATTCCATAGCCGAATCGACAGCGACTTTCATTTTTTCGGCCATCGCATCCCAGCTCATGCCGAGCGCACGCTTTTTCGCATTCGCTTCTAAGGTGTGCAGGCGTTCAGGAGCGTGTAAAATCGCAGCGGCTTTTTCGCAAAATCCTTCGGGATTATCATTTTCATAAAGGATTCCTGTTTCACCGTCGATGACAGAATCTTTTAAACCGGCGACATTATTGGACATCGAAATCGTTCCGCATAAATTGGCTTCGATGTTGTTAATGCCCCAACCTTCTTTGAACGAAGGATTGATAAAAAGAGAAGAACGGCTGAGTAAATTGCGCTTTTCGTCTTCGGAAACGCGCCCGAGAAATTGCACGGAATCGGTAACGCCGAGATCTTTCGTGAGTTTTTCAAGCTCGGGACGATAATCGCCGCTGCCCGCAATTTGAAGTTGAATTCCGGGGATGAGTTCTTTTAAACGCGGCATCGCTTGAATCACAAATTGCGCGTTTTTGTATTTCATCAAACGGCCGATGAAAGAGATGACTGGCGGATTTGCTTTCGCTTCTGTCGGGTGAAAATATTCCGTATCAATTCCCGGTTCAACGAGGAACATT
Proteins encoded in this region:
- the ruvB gene encoding Holliday junction branch migration DNA helicase RuvB, with product MSERIISPEQANGEEADLERSLRPETLADFTGEDHIKESLQIAIEAAKRRGEALDHCLFAGPPGLGKTTLSGIIAKEMGVGIHITSGPVLEKASDLAGLLTSLGENDVLFIDEIHRLGRVIEEYLYPAMEDFRLDIMLDSGPAARSVNLPLKHFTLIGATTRTGLLTGPLRDRFGLHYRLDLYPAKDLEQILKRSAKILNVKITDEAAKILSSKCRGTPRIANRVLRRARDVAEVRGEGIIDLEVAERTLKMLGIDNRGLDPMDRKILSTIATNFSGGPVGLGTIGASLGEEPDTLEEVYEPFLIQQGLLSRTPRGRVLTPTAYQALHIPMPNGMQSELPFA
- the ruvA gene encoding Holliday junction branch migration protein RuvA — its product is MIESLHGILIERHPTFAVIECGGVGYGVQISSRTGERLPQEGSELTMLTHLVVREDAMELFGFADSQEKEVFLNMISVNGVGPKTAQRILSGISPGDFLAIIAREDKTALGKIKGVGKKTAEQFILALKDKAIALSSVSGGEQTALLSPNQSEAVLALHTLGVKDPAAQKAVEKAVEILGVNASVTQIIPEALKHV
- a CDS encoding ATP-dependent helicase C-terminal domain-containing protein, whose amino-acid sequence is MDDSAFQTLPLYESASVIRQEIRKQKNLLLTAPTGSGKSTLVPWILASEKEELAKVAVLEPRRLAVTSLAGFLGSLLPENSCVGYRIRFESNSSPSTKILFTTYGNFLESILHKAENFDWIVFDEFHERRAEMDLLLAYFLALQKTSPQAPRIAILSAELNREELENILQVPCLKVGKPGFPVQILNQDSPVGTPLAKNVEKALRTLERNRIWETSLVFLPGKGEISTVHRHLDEAFGYGKVKILDLFGGQEKSIEREIFLHTKEPRIVLSTNIAETSLTIPNVTGVIDSGLERTTEFNAEQKRNILKLSRISLQNAVQRTGRAGRTQKGVCIRLWNSREESLFPKGIIPEILKSDLRPLILKIAALAKRAQVPFDAILLPTKPDAKNFEKAFAELVKNQFLTDEKCITILGEKVLQIPLNDLSLAKAYAEAEKISALSIALFSILDADEMQSKERTPLNALELARDLTEKGNRLSREIRLAHKRLLDYAKENDRKKFSADNSDDAIAIFLNAFPESIAIANSNSYKTPTDTFPISPASVNDAKAILVFHLLRTNSQQKSEMRAGLYLPVPEKFLQHENATVRYELLWRSGQERYIGLLIRSHGDVEISREEILPQEANAETLQKLLALTADTWMERHRRENFSHLWMDEANQILLCKMKLAAENFPDFGLPLWNDEDVELVTADFFDGVFLMRDLSPERFRKKMQEYFGENMLSWLAKMFPDFLVLPNGKRAHYHYVENSPVELSARIEDLMTFRGEHFITQGKVKVRYDILAPNFRTAQKTWDLTGFWKNTYPQIRKELRGRYPKHPWPESVL
- a CDS encoding MATE family efflux transporter — its product is MLEGIYSRIFPARIFQRGKLKKNGDMKDVLIIALPMLLSMSFDTLMTFVDRLFLSKLGPAEMNAALGGGGVTIVLFSLFTGAISYTTAMVSQRLGAKKYTECARIFVQAIYFSLFCVPFLLLTIPFGHWIFSMQHLDVEQLSAQTTYFDILMFGGVISLVRNVAPCFFSGIGETKIVMKAAFAGMLVNVICNYFLIFGFGPIPKCGVAGAAYGTLIGNAVSTIILFATYFGKRYRNRFGTTLSFALNGKLLKELLQRGLPSGVEMFLNMAAFQLLILMFHGLGSVSATAASIMFNWDMVAYVPLIGLEVATTSLVGRYVGAKAGAAANRVTYSGLKIGWMYSALIGLLFLFLPGVLADIFRPEAADATAASLSIFDAARPHAIFMIRLAILYIMVEVFLVVYAGALRGAGDTLWVMFASALMNWAAAIALYVTAYVFQFSPRYAWAAIVCVYCTAPILFRFRWKSGKWRSKVMLK
- a CDS encoding glycosyltransferase family 4 protein, whose protein sequence is MTKKILLINWRDIKNPEAGGAELYFHEIFKRLNANGYEVTVLAHRVKGLPDEEVIDGMRTVRIGSKFLFNYSAFFYAKKHEKEYDLIVEDLNKIPFFTPLGTKAKRLHMVMHFFRKSIFRETFFPLALYVYLMERAVALFYKNENFLAISESTKEEIDDMGIRYKKMFLVEPGIDTEYFHPTEAKANPPVISFIGRLMKYKNAQFVIQAMPRLKELIPGIQLQIAGSGDYRPELEKLTKDLGVTDSVQFLGRVSEDEKRNLLSRSSLFINPSFKEGWGINNIEANLCGTISMSNNVAGLKDSVIDGETGILYENDNPEGFCEKAAAILHAPERLHTLEANAKKRALGMSWDAMAEKMKVAVDSAMES